From Dasypus novemcinctus isolate mDasNov1 chromosome 8, mDasNov1.1.hap2, whole genome shotgun sequence, the proteins below share one genomic window:
- the NDUFA8 gene encoding NADH dehydrogenase [ubiquinone] 1 alpha subcomplex subunit 8 isoform X2 produces MPGIVELPTLEELKVQEVKVSSSVLKAAAHHYGAQCDKPNKEFMLCRWEEKDPRRCLEEGKLVNKCALDFFRTQNYGGKEKYVESQVFSRPLFLILQIKRHCAEPFTEYWTCIDYSNLQLFRYCRKQQAKFDECVLDKLGWVRPDLGELSKVTKVETDRPLPENPYHSRPRPEPNPDIEGDLKPAKHGSRLFFWTM; encoded by the exons ATGCCGGGGATAGTGGAGCTGCCTACTCTGGAGGAGCTGAAAGTGCAGGAG GTGAAAGTCAGTTCTTCTGTGCTTAAAGCTGCGGCCCATCACTATGGTGCTCAATGTGATAAACCCAACAAAGAGTTCATGCTCTGTCGCTGGGAAGAGAAAGATCCGAGGCGGTGTTTAGAGGAAGGCAAGCTTGTCAACAAGTGTGCTTTGGACTTCTTTAG AACACAGAATTATGGTGGAAAGGAAAAGTATGTTGAGAGTCAAGTTTTTAGCAGGCCACTGTTCTTGATact GCAGATAAAGCGTCACTGTGCGGAGCCTTTTACAGAATACTGGACCTGCATTGATTATTCCAACCTGCAGTTGTTTCGTTACTGTCGCAAGCAGCAGGCAAAGTTTGATGAATGTGTACTGGACAAACTGGGCTGGGTGCGGCCTGACCTAGGAGAGCTGTCAAAG GTTACCAAAGTGGAAACAGATCGACCTTTACCTGAGAATCCCTATCACTCAAGACCAAGACCAGAGCCCAACCCTGACATAGAAGGAGATCTGAAGCCTGCAAAACATGGCAGCCGCCTTTTTTTCTGGACCATGTGA
- the NDUFA8 gene encoding NADH dehydrogenase [ubiquinone] 1 alpha subcomplex subunit 8 isoform X1, which yields MPGIVELPTLEELKVQEVKVSSSVLKAAAHHYGAQCDKPNKEFMLCRWEEKDPRRCLEEGKLVNKCALDFFRQIKRHCAEPFTEYWTCIDYSNLQLFRYCRKQQAKFDECVLDKLGWVRPDLGELSKVTKVETDRPLPENPYHSRPRPEPNPDIEGDLKPAKHGSRLFFWTM from the exons ATGCCGGGGATAGTGGAGCTGCCTACTCTGGAGGAGCTGAAAGTGCAGGAG GTGAAAGTCAGTTCTTCTGTGCTTAAAGCTGCGGCCCATCACTATGGTGCTCAATGTGATAAACCCAACAAAGAGTTCATGCTCTGTCGCTGGGAAGAGAAAGATCCGAGGCGGTGTTTAGAGGAAGGCAAGCTTGTCAACAAGTGTGCTTTGGACTTCTTTAG GCAGATAAAGCGTCACTGTGCGGAGCCTTTTACAGAATACTGGACCTGCATTGATTATTCCAACCTGCAGTTGTTTCGTTACTGTCGCAAGCAGCAGGCAAAGTTTGATGAATGTGTACTGGACAAACTGGGCTGGGTGCGGCCTGACCTAGGAGAGCTGTCAAAG GTTACCAAAGTGGAAACAGATCGACCTTTACCTGAGAATCCCTATCACTCAAGACCAAGACCAGAGCCCAACCCTGACATAGAAGGAGATCTGAAGCCTGCAAAACATGGCAGCCGCCTTTTTTTCTGGACCATGTGA